A single Drosophila miranda strain MSH22 chromosome XR, D.miranda_PacBio2.1, whole genome shotgun sequence DNA region contains:
- the LOC108152459 gene encoding alanine--glyoxylate aminotransferase 2, mitochondrial isoform X1 yields MMSKRLFAHTRRLLPRSSSSRSSSSTTLHSKAAPAVMNLVQNEMPETQHRSSGYVGPSYEQILETRKTHLTPNLVAHFKKPLVIHEGHMQWLYDHEGRRYLDMFGGIVTVSVGHCHPKVNQALSDQISKLWHTTNIYMHPKIHEYAERLVAKFPGNLKSVCFVNSGSEANDLAMLMARIHTGNQDILSFRNAYHGMSPYTMGLTAHSTWRFPLAGVNNGLVHVMNPDPYQGIWGGAACRDSPVQTTRSCQCQEGCQAGDAYYNELEETFKYSLPRGKVAAMFAESIQGVGGTVQFPKGYLKRAAALVRANGGLLVADEVQTGFGRTGEHFWGFEGHDYVPDIVTMAKGIGNGFPLAAVVTTPKIAASLGQALHFNTYGGNPMASAVGIAVLDVIEEEQLQRNSLEVGTYFLKCLEELQQRFEIVGDVRGKGLMIGVELVEDREKRTPLATPHVLEIWETCKDLGVLFGRGGLHGNVLSFRPPLCVGFEDVELALNTLETAFQQHMSKRLRGWRYGQAQSRS; encoded by the exons ATGATGTCCAAGCGTTTGTTTG CCCACACGAGACGGCTGCTGCCGCGCTCCTCCTCGAGCCGCTCCAGCTCTAGCACCACCCTCCACTCGAAGGCGGCTCCAGCCGTGATGAATCTCGTACAGAACGAGATGCCCGAGACGCAGCATCGGTCCAGTGGCTACGTGGGACCCAGCTACGAACAGATCCTTGAAACGCGCAAGACCCATTTGACGCCCAATCTGGTGGCCCACTTCAAGAAGCCTTTGGTCATCCACGAGGGACACATGCAGTGGCTGTACGACCACGAGGGGCGTCGCTACCTGGACATGTTCGGCGGCATTGTCACCGTCTCCGTGGGACACTGTCATCC CAAGGTGAATCAGGCGCTGAGCGATCAGATCTCCAAGCTGTGGCACACGACCAACATCTACATGCACCCCAAGATCCACGAGTACGCGGAGCGGCTGGTGGCCAAGTTTCCGGGAAACCTGAAGAGCGTCTGCTTCGTCAATTCTGGCTCGGAAGCCAACGACCTGGCCATGCTCATGGCACGCATACACACGGGCAACCAGGACATCCTGTCCTTCCGCAACGCCTACCACGGCATGTCGCCCTACACCATGGGTCTGACGGCCCACTCCACGTGGCGCTTCCCGCTGGCGGGAGTGAACAACGGACTAGTGCACGTCATGAATCCCGATCCGTATCAAGGCATCTGGGGCGGCGCTGCCTGCCGCGACTCGCCCGTGCAGACGACGCGCAGCTGCCAGTGCCAGGAGGGCTGCCAGGCAGGAGATGCATACTACAACGAGCTGGAGGAGACCTTCAAGTACAGCCTGCCCCGTGGCAAGGTGGCGGCCATGTTCGCCGAGTCCATCCAGGGCGTGGGCGGCACTGTGCAGTTCCCCAAGGGCTACCTGAAGCGGGCAGCTGCTCTGGTCAGGGCCAACGGCGGACTCttagtggcggacgaggtgcAGACGGGATTCGGCCGCACGGGAGAGCACTTCTGGGGCTTTGAGGGGCACGACTATGTGCCGGATATCGTGACTATGGCCAAGGGCATTGGCAACGGCTTCCCTTTGGCCGCGGTCGTCACCACCCCAAAGATTGCCGCCTCCCTGGGGCAGGCGCTGCACTTCAACACTTACGGAGGCAATCCCATGGCCAGTGCGGTGGGCATCGCCGTTCTGGACGTGATTgaggaggagcagctgcaGCGCAACTCCCTGGAGGTGGGCACCTACTTCCTCAAGTGTTTGGAGGAGCTGCAACAACGCTTCGAGATCGTGGGCGATGTCCGCGGCAAGGGGCTGATGATCGGCGTCGAGCTGGTCGAGGATCGCGAAAAGCGCACGCCCCTGGCCACGCCCCATGTGCTGGAGATCTGGGAGACGTGCAAGGATCTTGGTGTGCTATTCGGACGCGGTGGCCTCCATGGCAAC GTGCTGAGCTTCAGGCCACCGCTGTGCGTGGGCTTCGAGGACGTGGAGTTGGCTCTGAATACGCTAGAGACCGCCTTCCAGCAGCACATGAGCAAGCGACTGCGTGGCTGGAGATACGGCCAGGCCCAAAGCAGGAGCTAG
- the LOC108152459 gene encoding alanine--glyoxylate aminotransferase 2, mitochondrial isoform X2 yields MMSKRLFAHTRRLLPRSSSSRSSSSTTLHSKAAPAVMNLVQNEMPETQHRSSGYVGPSYEQILETRKTHLTPNLVAHFKKPLVIHEGHMQWLYDHEGRRYLDMFGGIVTVSVGHCHPKVNQALSDQISKLWHTTNIYMHPKIHEYAERLVAKFPGNLKSVCFVNSGSEANDLAMLMARIHTGNQDILSFRNAYHGMSPYTMGLTAHSTWRFPLAGVNNGLVHVMNPDPYQGIWGGAACRDSPVQTTRSCQCQEGCQAGDAYYNELEETFKYSLPRGKVAAMFAESIQGVGGTVQFPKGYLKRAAALVRANGGLLVADEVQTGFGRTGEHFWGFEGHDYVPDIVTMAKGIGNGFPLAAVVTTPKIAASLGQALHFNTYGGNPMASAVGIAVLDVIEEEQLQRNSLEVGTYFLKCLEELQQRFEIVGDVRGKGLMIGVELVEDREKRTPLATPHVLEIWETCKDLGVLFGRGGLHGNVLRIKPPMCIDRSDVKFAVDVLDRAITASLAKKK; encoded by the exons ATGATGTCCAAGCGTTTGTTTG CCCACACGAGACGGCTGCTGCCGCGCTCCTCCTCGAGCCGCTCCAGCTCTAGCACCACCCTCCACTCGAAGGCGGCTCCAGCCGTGATGAATCTCGTACAGAACGAGATGCCCGAGACGCAGCATCGGTCCAGTGGCTACGTGGGACCCAGCTACGAACAGATCCTTGAAACGCGCAAGACCCATTTGACGCCCAATCTGGTGGCCCACTTCAAGAAGCCTTTGGTCATCCACGAGGGACACATGCAGTGGCTGTACGACCACGAGGGGCGTCGCTACCTGGACATGTTCGGCGGCATTGTCACCGTCTCCGTGGGACACTGTCATCC CAAGGTGAATCAGGCGCTGAGCGATCAGATCTCCAAGCTGTGGCACACGACCAACATCTACATGCACCCCAAGATCCACGAGTACGCGGAGCGGCTGGTGGCCAAGTTTCCGGGAAACCTGAAGAGCGTCTGCTTCGTCAATTCTGGCTCGGAAGCCAACGACCTGGCCATGCTCATGGCACGCATACACACGGGCAACCAGGACATCCTGTCCTTCCGCAACGCCTACCACGGCATGTCGCCCTACACCATGGGTCTGACGGCCCACTCCACGTGGCGCTTCCCGCTGGCGGGAGTGAACAACGGACTAGTGCACGTCATGAATCCCGATCCGTATCAAGGCATCTGGGGCGGCGCTGCCTGCCGCGACTCGCCCGTGCAGACGACGCGCAGCTGCCAGTGCCAGGAGGGCTGCCAGGCAGGAGATGCATACTACAACGAGCTGGAGGAGACCTTCAAGTACAGCCTGCCCCGTGGCAAGGTGGCGGCCATGTTCGCCGAGTCCATCCAGGGCGTGGGCGGCACTGTGCAGTTCCCCAAGGGCTACCTGAAGCGGGCAGCTGCTCTGGTCAGGGCCAACGGCGGACTCttagtggcggacgaggtgcAGACGGGATTCGGCCGCACGGGAGAGCACTTCTGGGGCTTTGAGGGGCACGACTATGTGCCGGATATCGTGACTATGGCCAAGGGCATTGGCAACGGCTTCCCTTTGGCCGCGGTCGTCACCACCCCAAAGATTGCCGCCTCCCTGGGGCAGGCGCTGCACTTCAACACTTACGGAGGCAATCCCATGGCCAGTGCGGTGGGCATCGCCGTTCTGGACGTGATTgaggaggagcagctgcaGCGCAACTCCCTGGAGGTGGGCACCTACTTCCTCAAGTGTTTGGAGGAGCTGCAACAACGCTTCGAGATCGTGGGCGATGTCCGCGGCAAGGGGCTGATGATCGGCGTCGAGCTGGTCGAGGATCGCGAAAAGCGCACGCCCCTGGCCACGCCCCATGTGCTGGAGATCTGGGAGACGTGCAAGGATCTTGGTGTGCTATTCGGACGCGGTGGCCTCCATGGCAAC GTCCTGCGCATCAAGCCTCCCATGTGCATCGATCGATCGGATGTGAAGTTTGCCGTGGATGTGCTGGACCGCGCCATCACGGCATCTCTGGCAAAGAAGAAGTAA
- the LOC108152457 gene encoding uncharacterized protein LOC108152457, which yields MANGSNGSASDATTATQKEQQAPQKEQQSLLTGVGRGKGPQREEPCSSTSRGVNDLVADLCLNGSLSGSGSGSSSNRNDGGYGDYTNIRATTSTGATTVNTGSSSSSFSFKHFLNSSGTVTAPTSTVTSVDATAAVQTSTGARPKVPQSASASLMQPPDANGSSASSKMKRSPRFSSFDSQASLAEYAACGGGAVAPSSSGSRQRPDLRLGHDDVHALDNDDDDHVSLAQVRNNKLFDERIDDDIFPSASSNLNSSSSSSRYVPRSYSSYDMPPHVPCPSSSPRRRPAGNRDLRPNRLVLTAAPKMKLDLPLDTSNMTCAGAGGCGGGGGAAAALPDFVQDHLPDAWCAVQDAHLSSPPNSPLGAAEAPSGAVGGGLLPSALASLGLPGVASLPGPPDGSSGESGPGPSAGSTAKMLPDFLSDGPIIHSSQRLADVAIGLPSNSIDSPPQEAAGPLQLSTMRQENERLQRELQETRVELNAQTRRAHDFEQQLLQFTEASRRRETLATTANTQNTQRLRRQVAQLEAELFALRSATDGATGGATVVTPGGSSGSGTGSSGSSATRPSRTHLVSRDLRSAADDAEQNLRQLLTGVDNLRQIAASLEQSTVQSTATPRSPDLYHEFN from the exons ATGGCAAATGGGAGCAACGGCAGTGCTAGCGATGCGACAACGGCTACCCAGAAGGAGCAACAAGCACCACAGAAGGAACAGCAGTCTCTCCTGACAGGAGTAGGACGCGGCAAGGGACCCCAGAGGGAGGAGCCATGCTCGTCGACATCCAGGGGAGTGAACGACCTGGTGGCAGACCTCTGTCTGAATGGGAGTCTGTCTGGCAGTGGGAGTGGCAGTAGCAGCAATCGCAATGACGGCGGCTACGGTGACTACACAAATATACGGGCCACCACATCTACTGGAGCCACAACGGTAAACACTGGAAGCTCCTCCTCGTCGTTCTCCTTCAAGCACTTTCTCAACAGTAGTGGCACTGTGACTGCGCCCACGAGCACGGTAACATCAGTGGATGCCACAGCCGCAGTGCAGACATCGACGGGAGCGCGGCCCAAGGTGCCCCAGTCGGCCTCGGCCTCGCTCATGCAACCACCTGACGCGAACGGGAGCAGTGCCTCCTCCAAAATGAAGCGGTCCCCGCGCTTCAGTTCCTTCGACTCGCAGGCGAGTCTGGCCGAGTACGCGGCCTGTGGAGGAGGAGCTGTAGcacccagcagcagcggatCCCGTCAACGTCCAGATCTACGGCTGGGTCATGACGATGTACACGCCCTTGATAATGACGACGACGATCACGTATCCTTGGCCCAGGTGCGCAACAACAAGCTCTTCGACGAGCGGATAGACGATG ACATCTTTCCATCCGCATCGTCCAATTTGAATTCAAGCAGTTCCAGCTCGCGGTACGTGCCGCGCTCCTACTCCAGCTACGACATGCCGCCCCATGTACCATGCCCCTCATCCTCGCCTCGACGACGACCGGCCGGAAACAGGGATTTGCGCCCCAACCGATTGGTTCTTACAGCTGCTCCCAAAATGAAGCTGGACCTGCCCCTGGACACATCAAACATGACATGTGCCGGAGCTGGTGGTTGTGGTGGAGGGGGAGGTGCAGCAGCTGCTTTGCCAGACTTTGTGCAGGACCACTTGCCGGACGCCTGGTGCGCCGTCCAGGACGCACACCTGAGCTCGCCACCCAACTCACCGTTGGGAGCTGCCGAGGCCCCTAGCGGTGCAGTGGGTGGCGGGCTTTTGCCATCGGCGCTTGCCTCCCTTGGCCTGCCTGGTGTTGCCTCCCTGCCCGGTCCACCCGATGGATCCTCTGGCGAATCCGGCCCAGGGCCGTCTGCTGGATCCACCGCCAAAATGCTGCCCGACTTCCTCTCCGATGGTCCCATCATTCACTCGTCCCAGCGCCTAGCCGATGTGGCCATTGGGCTGCCCTCCAATTCCATTGACTCGCCGCCGCAGGAAGCGGCCGGCCCTTTGCAGCTGTCGACGATGCGACAGGAGAACGAACGACTGCAGCGTGAGCTACAAGAGACTCGAGTGGAGCTGAACGCCCAGACCAGGCGAGCTCATGACTTTGAGCAGCAGCTTCTTCAGTTCACAGAGGCCTCGCGCCGGCGAGAGACCCTGGCCACGACGGCCAACACACAGAACACGCAGCGCCTCCGACGCCAGGTGGCCCAGTTAGAG GCGgaactctttgctctgcgtaGTGCTACGGATGGAGCCACGGGAGGAGCTACCGTTGTGACTCCTGGTGGctccagtggcagtggcacggGCAGTAGCGGGAGCAGCGCAACGCGTCCGTCCAGAACGCATCTAGTGTCGCGGGACCTGAGGAGTGCCGCCGACGATGCTGAACAGAATTTGAG GCAACTGCTGACTGGTGTAGACAATCTGCGACAGATTGCGGCCAGCCTCGAGCAGTCAACAGTCCAGTCAACAGCCACGCCAAGAAGTCCAGATCTTTATCACGAATTCAACTGA
- the LOC108153365 gene encoding ER membrane protein complex subunit 10: MNLSVVLVLLSIVANGWCFLEHDSWITVELHHALASNTDEFSFRGNVTIPSLNSGLSNVAQLPLTHGELDMLKALGKQNEFYRLKATVVYPNGSKARFITSNKACSLLQAHLNDVLWISLDPSGYVTAVTVSQDASPGTDGCTSDEINKLEETHFNTDVLIRHAELAPVPDTAGFIQKVEREREARDRGEVRDNRGFFAKYWMYIVPVVLLVFISGATNQDGAK; this comes from the exons ATGAATTTAAGTGTTGTTCTGGTTTTGCTAAGCATCGTCGCCAACGGATGG TGCTTCCTGGAACATGACAGTTGGATTACAGTTGAGCTCCATCATGCGCTAGCATCAAACACGGACGAATTTTCTTTCCGCGGAAATGTTACCATTCCCAGTCTAAATTCGGGCTTGTCCAATGTAGCTCAACTTCCTTTGACCCATGGAGAACTAGACATGTTGAAG GCTCTTGGCAAACAAAATGAGTTCTACCGCTTGAAGGCAACTGTGGTATATCCCAACGGCAGTAAGGCACGCTTCATTACATCCAACAAGGCCTGCAGCTTGCTGCAAGCTCATCTGAACGATGTACTGTGGATCTCACTAGACCCTTCTGGATATGTTACCGCTGTTACTGTCTCGCAAGATGCATCGCCAGGTACCGACGGCTGCACAAGTGATGAAATAAATAAGTTGGAGGAAACGCATTTTAACACCGACGTTTTGATCCGTCACGCTGAGCTAGCTCCTGTACCAGATACAGCTGGCTTTATTCAAAAGGTCGAGCGTGAGCGTGAGGCCAGAGATCGCGGGGAAGTTCGTGATAACCGAGGATTCTTTGCCAAATAT TGGATGTATATCGTTCCTGTAGTTCTATTGGTCTTTATTTCTGGAGCTACAAACCAAGACGGAGCTAAATAA